In Chryseobacterium camelliae, one DNA window encodes the following:
- the tnpA gene encoding IS200/IS605 family transposase: MANTYTQIYIQIVFTVKGRQNLILKKYREELHKFITGIVNHRRQKLFAVFAMPDHIHMLVSLSPTISISELVRDIKAGSSKFINEKGWTNGKFNWQEGYGAFSYSRSNLDSVVNYILNQEEHHKKKTFKEEYLDFLQKFEIQYDPKYLFEWIDD, translated from the coding sequence ATGGCAAATACATACACTCAAATTTATATTCAGATTGTCTTTACCGTAAAGGGAAGGCAGAATTTAATCCTGAAAAAATACAGAGAAGAATTGCACAAATTTATAACTGGTATTGTTAACCATAGGCGTCAAAAATTATTTGCAGTGTTTGCAATGCCTGATCATATACACATGCTGGTAAGTTTAAGTCCAACAATTTCAATTTCTGAACTGGTAAGAGATATCAAAGCAGGATCTTCCAAATTTATTAATGAAAAAGGATGGACTAACGGAAAATTTAATTGGCAGGAAGGTTATGGTGCATTTTCTTATTCAAGAAGCAACCTGGACTCTGTTGTAAATTATATTTTAAATCAGGAAGAGCATCATAAAAAGAAAACGTTTAAAGAAGAGTATTTGGATTTTCTTCAAAAATTTGAAATTCAATATGATCCGAAATATTTATTCGAATGGATTGATGATTAG
- a CDS encoding 3-hydroxyacyl-CoA dehydrogenase/enoyl-CoA hydratase family protein, with amino-acid sequence MKRRIKHVTVLGSGIMGSGIAAHFANIGVQVSLLDIVPFELTEAEQKKGLTKDDKAVRNRIATENFEKLKKASPALLYSPKFADRIKPGNFDDDLPKIKDTDWIIEVVVEKLDIKKSVYEKIEQFRKPGTLISSNTSGIPIHLLTEGRSEDFKKYFAGTHFFNPVRYLPLLEIIPTNDTLPEVVDFYMSYGAKFLGKTTVEAKDTPAFIANRIGVFSIMDLLHNVKKLGLNVSDVDKLTGPVIGRPKSATFRTADVVGLDTLVMVANGVRESGVEKNDFYNVFELPDYIQTMVDNKWLGSKTEQGFYKKVKNAEGKSEIQGLNLDTLQYELQGKSSFPTLELTKNIDKPLDRFKVLIGGKDKAAELYRKSLGSLFAYVSHKVPEISNDIYKIDDAMKAGFGWENGPFEIWDAVGVAKGIELAKDAGYDVSDWAKQLAEKGGTFYKVNEEGQSIYYSKDSGDYSNIPGQDSFIILDNIRKNKTLWSNSGSAIEDLGDGIINFEIRSKMNSLGGEVLDGLNRAIDLAEKEYDGLVIGNQGTNFSVGANLAMILMMAIEQDWDDLNMAIAYFQKSMMRVRYSSVPVVVAPHGMTLGGGCEMTMHADRVVAAAETYIGLVETGVGVIPGGGGTKELTLRTSREFHKDDVKNNRLREAFMNIAMGKVATSAYEAYDMGILEKGKDIVAVDKRTQIMTAKMLAKSLAEHGYTQPIEQKVKVLGKDALGMFYVGTDQMLTGNYISEHDKKIADKLAYVMVGGNLSEETVVTEQYLLNLERETFLSLCGERKTLERIQYMLQKGKPLRN; translated from the coding sequence ATGAAAAGAAGAATCAAACATGTTACGGTTCTCGGTTCAGGAATCATGGGAAGCGGTATCGCTGCGCATTTCGCCAACATTGGCGTTCAGGTGTCGCTGCTGGATATCGTTCCTTTTGAGCTGACAGAAGCAGAACAGAAAAAAGGTTTGACTAAAGATGACAAGGCGGTAAGAAACCGTATTGCTACAGAAAACTTTGAGAAACTGAAAAAAGCAAGCCCTGCCCTGCTCTATTCTCCGAAATTTGCAGACCGGATCAAACCGGGGAATTTTGATGACGACCTTCCTAAAATCAAGGATACAGACTGGATTATTGAAGTAGTCGTTGAAAAACTTGATATCAAAAAATCGGTTTACGAAAAAATCGAACAGTTCAGGAAACCGGGCACCCTGATTTCTTCCAATACCTCAGGAATCCCGATCCACCTTCTCACCGAAGGAAGAAGTGAAGATTTTAAAAAATATTTTGCCGGAACGCACTTCTTTAACCCAGTACGGTACCTGCCGCTTCTTGAAATCATTCCGACAAATGATACGCTGCCTGAAGTAGTGGATTTCTATATGTCCTACGGTGCTAAATTCCTCGGAAAAACTACCGTAGAGGCCAAAGATACCCCGGCTTTTATTGCCAACAGGATCGGAGTATTCTCCATCATGGACCTTCTTCATAATGTAAAAAAGCTCGGACTGAATGTTTCAGATGTAGATAAGCTTACCGGTCCGGTTATCGGGCGTCCGAAATCAGCCACGTTCAGGACTGCCGATGTAGTAGGACTCGATACTCTGGTTATGGTAGCCAACGGCGTGCGTGAAAGCGGTGTTGAAAAAAATGATTTCTACAATGTATTCGAGCTTCCGGACTATATCCAGACCATGGTGGACAACAAATGGCTGGGTTCCAAAACAGAACAGGGATTCTATAAAAAAGTGAAGAATGCAGAAGGTAAATCTGAAATTCAGGGATTAAACCTCGATACTCTGCAATATGAACTTCAGGGCAAATCTTCCTTCCCAACCCTGGAACTGACCAAAAATATCGATAAGCCTCTTGACCGTTTCAAAGTATTGATAGGCGGTAAAGATAAAGCAGCAGAGCTGTACAGGAAATCCTTAGGTTCCCTGTTTGCCTACGTTTCCCATAAAGTACCTGAAATTTCCAACGACATCTATAAAATCGATGATGCCATGAAAGCCGGATTCGGTTGGGAAAACGGACCATTTGAAATCTGGGACGCCGTAGGCGTAGCCAAAGGAATCGAACTGGCCAAAGATGCCGGTTATGACGTTTCAGACTGGGCCAAACAGCTGGCTGAAAAGGGCGGCACTTTTTACAAGGTGAATGAGGAAGGACAAAGCATCTACTACAGCAAAGATTCCGGAGATTACAGCAATATCCCTGGACAGGATTCCTTTATCATTTTAGATAACATCAGGAAAAATAAAACGCTCTGGAGCAATTCTGGCTCTGCTATTGAAGATCTTGGCGACGGCATCATCAATTTCGAGATCCGTTCTAAAATGAATTCTTTAGGCGGTGAAGTCCTGGACGGCCTAAACAGAGCCATTGATCTTGCAGAAAAAGAATATGACGGACTGGTAATCGGTAACCAGGGAACCAATTTCTCCGTAGGTGCCAACCTCGCCATGATCCTGATGATGGCCATCGAACAAGACTGGGATGACCTGAATATGGCCATCGCCTATTTCCAGAAATCCATGATGAGGGTACGTTACTCTTCTGTTCCGGTAGTGGTTGCCCCTCACGGCATGACCCTGGGAGGCGGATGTGAGATGACCATGCACGCAGACCGCGTTGTAGCTGCCGCAGAAACCTATATCGGACTGGTGGAAACCGGAGTCGGTGTCATTCCTGGTGGCGGAGGTACCAAAGAACTTACCCTGAGAACCTCCAGGGAATTCCATAAAGACGATGTGAAAAATAACAGGCTGCGTGAAGCTTTCATGAATATCGCCATGGGTAAAGTTGCTACGTCAGCATATGAAGCGTATGATATGGGGATCCTGGAAAAAGGAAAAGATATTGTTGCCGTGGACAAAAGAACCCAGATCATGACCGCAAAAATGCTCGCCAAGAGTCTTGCCGAACATGGCTACACCCAGCCAATCGAGCAAAAAGTCAAAGTTTTAGGAAAAGATGCCCTCGGAATGTTCTATGTAGGTACCGACCAGATGCTTACCGGAAACTACATCTCCGAACATGATAAAAAAATCGCCGACAAACTGGCCTATGTAATGGTCGGAGGAAACCTGTCTGAAGAAACCGTAGTCACCGAACAATATCTTCTGAACCTTGAAAGAGAAACCTTCCTTTCGCTTTGCGGAGAACGGAAAACCCTGGAGAGGATTCAGTATATGTTGCAGAAAGGGAAGCCGTTGAGAAACTAA
- a CDS encoding acyl-CoA dehydrogenase family protein, whose protein sequence is MNNILKGGEFLIKEVPANEIFSLEELNEEQKMLRDSAKEFIDREVVPQKERFEKKDYAFTEEVMRKLGEMGMLGIAVPEEYGGLGMGFVTTMLACDYLSGATGSLATAYGAHTGIGTLPIVLYGTEEQKKKYLPDLAAGTKFGAYCLTEPDAGSDANSGKTRAKLSEDGKHYIINGQKMWISNAGFADTFTLFAKIDDDKNITGFVINRSELENPDSLTFGEEEHKLGIRASSTRQVFFNDMKIPAENLLGERNNGFKIALNALNVGRIKLAAACLDAQRRILNHSIQYSNERKQFGVSIATFGAIRKKIAEMATGTFVSEAGSYRAAKNIQDKIDELVAGGLDHQAAELKGVEEFAVECSILKVFVSDLAQHTADEGIQVYGGMGFSEDTPMESAWRDSRISRIYEGTNEINRLLSVGMLIKRAMKGELDLLSPAMAISKELMGIPSFDVPDYSAFMSEEKALIANLKKVFLMVSGAALQKYMTEIEKQQHLLLNASEILNQIYMAESAVLRVEKHFSPDSVEAAMAQLNLYKAVEKIIAAAKEGIVSFAEGDEQRMMLSGLRRFTKYTNHPNVVALTEKIAAHYIGKGSY, encoded by the coding sequence ATGAACAATATATTAAAAGGCGGTGAATTCCTCATCAAGGAAGTTCCTGCGAACGAAATTTTCAGTCTTGAAGAACTGAATGAAGAACAGAAAATGCTTCGTGATTCTGCGAAGGAATTCATTGACCGGGAAGTAGTGCCACAGAAAGAGCGTTTTGAAAAAAAAGACTATGCATTTACCGAAGAGGTAATGCGTAAGCTGGGAGAAATGGGGATGCTGGGGATTGCCGTACCGGAAGAATACGGAGGTTTGGGAATGGGCTTTGTGACGACCATGTTGGCCTGTGACTACCTTTCCGGAGCTACCGGTTCACTGGCAACGGCTTACGGAGCACATACCGGAATCGGGACCTTGCCGATCGTACTGTATGGTACCGAAGAACAAAAGAAAAAATACCTTCCGGATTTGGCAGCGGGAACGAAGTTCGGAGCGTACTGCCTGACGGAACCGGATGCCGGATCTGATGCCAACTCCGGAAAAACGAGGGCTAAGCTTTCGGAAGACGGAAAACATTACATCATCAACGGACAGAAAATGTGGATCTCCAATGCCGGATTTGCTGACACCTTTACTCTGTTTGCGAAAATTGATGATGACAAAAACATCACCGGATTCGTGATCAACAGATCCGAACTGGAAAACCCGGACAGCCTGACTTTCGGAGAGGAAGAACATAAACTGGGCATCCGTGCCTCCTCTACCCGACAGGTGTTCTTCAATGACATGAAGATCCCTGCTGAAAACCTTTTAGGAGAAAGGAACAATGGTTTTAAAATCGCGCTGAATGCGCTGAATGTAGGCCGTATCAAGCTTGCTGCAGCCTGCCTGGATGCCCAGAGAAGAATTTTAAACCATTCCATCCAGTACTCGAATGAAAGAAAACAGTTTGGCGTATCCATCGCTACCTTTGGCGCGATCAGGAAAAAAATCGCTGAAATGGCTACCGGTACTTTCGTCAGTGAAGCCGGGTCATACAGAGCGGCCAAAAATATCCAGGACAAAATCGACGAGCTGGTAGCTGGCGGATTAGACCATCAGGCAGCCGAGCTGAAAGGTGTTGAGGAATTTGCTGTGGAATGCTCAATCCTGAAAGTATTCGTATCTGACCTTGCACAGCATACCGCTGATGAAGGAATCCAGGTATACGGCGGAATGGGATTCTCTGAAGATACCCCTATGGAATCTGCATGGAGAGACTCAAGGATTTCCAGGATCTATGAAGGAACGAATGAAATCAACAGGCTTTTATCGGTAGGAATGCTGATCAAACGGGCAATGAAAGGCGAGCTTGATCTTCTATCACCGGCTATGGCAATCAGCAAGGAGCTGATGGGCATCCCTTCTTTTGATGTGCCTGACTATTCCGCATTCATGAGCGAAGAAAAAGCGCTTATTGCCAACCTTAAGAAAGTATTCCTGATGGTTTCCGGAGCAGCACTTCAGAAATATATGACGGAAATTGAAAAACAGCAGCATTTATTGTTGAATGCATCTGAAATCCTGAACCAGATCTACATGGCAGAATCTGCTGTATTAAGGGTTGAAAAACATTTCTCACCGGATTCTGTTGAAGCGGCAATGGCTCAGCTAAACCTTTATAAAGCGGTTGAAAAAATCATTGCAGCGGCTAAGGAAGGAATTGTATCCTTTGCCGAAGGCGATGAACAGAGAATGATGCTTTCGGGACTGAGAAGGTTTACCAAATACACCAACCATCCGAATGTGGTAGCGCTGACAGAGAAGATCGCAGCACACTATATCGGAAAAGGAAGTTATTAG
- a CDS encoding M48 family metallopeptidase, whose product MKHDLPKISSAYQSKLTRSVISVTVFFIVYLILILFSLVMICLLGYGALEVISLKAGLVSFIIAIGLVSIGVFVFIFLVKFIFKKRNYVKTDLIEVTQQMQPELFAVINEVASETKVRPPKKVYLSPEVNASVSYDSVFWSMFLPVKKNLTIGLGLINTCSIGELKTILAHEFGHFSQRSMVIGGYVNQVEKIIFETVYNNKDYENFVLEGSGYPVLKFFGAISILFINAFRHILKSVSDFLFRNHASLRREMEFHADAVSTYVTNPHEQISVLLRSDLAAAAFNGTVHFYQQSKSYPMRNMYQNQASLMKLFSERNNHPYVNQLPKVDIEDLNRYNKTKVEIEDPWAYHPETSKRIAAILRNATKNVEANNELAEKLIRGFDQICSAMTAKVCEINNLTADPSYDEAQFLNLYNEKFPYQSFGFNGYYENYNPVIEDPDAAVAEWQDVQIDELFQDNNVALVYEKNGLENDIRVLRYLKDNPKVIKTFRYDGKLYKCSQAGKMIPQLEKELERITRVLSENDQRILNYFYHQAETGDRETLIGKYRLFSVLDKEFDVVQNAVNEFSGYMQFMTVTTSVEDIPRHRALLLRHEKPFKQQIAHFLNHSAYKEFFTEEQKDVYRTYVESDYIYFNNNRYLQTEVDTLFTVVNTCQEILNKTYLDYKRELLDFQSGLYKVS is encoded by the coding sequence ATGAAACATGACCTTCCTAAAATCTCTTCAGCTTACCAATCCAAGCTGACGCGTTCCGTTATTTCAGTCACTGTATTTTTTATCGTTTATCTCATACTCATCCTGTTTTCACTCGTGATGATTTGCCTTCTCGGGTATGGTGCCTTAGAAGTTATTTCCCTGAAGGCGGGATTAGTCAGTTTCATCATTGCCATTGGCCTGGTAAGCATTGGTGTTTTCGTATTTATTTTCCTGGTTAAGTTCATTTTTAAGAAAAGGAACTATGTCAAGACAGATTTAATAGAAGTCACGCAACAGATGCAGCCTGAACTTTTTGCTGTCATTAATGAAGTTGCATCAGAGACAAAAGTCAGGCCTCCGAAAAAAGTATACCTTTCACCTGAGGTCAATGCAAGTGTAAGCTATGATTCCGTTTTCTGGAGCATGTTCCTGCCGGTTAAAAAAAATCTTACGATTGGTTTAGGCCTCATCAACACCTGCAGTATCGGTGAGCTGAAGACGATCTTAGCGCATGAATTCGGGCATTTTTCGCAAAGAAGCATGGTTATCGGAGGCTACGTCAACCAGGTGGAAAAGATTATCTTTGAAACGGTATACAACAACAAAGACTATGAAAATTTTGTCCTGGAGGGTTCCGGATATCCGGTCCTTAAATTCTTCGGTGCCATTTCCATACTATTTATCAATGCTTTTCGCCATATTTTAAAAAGTGTTTCAGACTTCCTGTTCAGAAACCATGCCTCGCTCAGAAGGGAAATGGAATTTCATGCAGATGCTGTTTCAACCTATGTCACCAACCCGCATGAACAGATATCAGTACTGCTCAGATCGGACCTTGCTGCTGCTGCTTTCAACGGGACCGTACACTTTTACCAGCAAAGTAAATCATATCCGATGCGGAATATGTATCAGAACCAGGCTTCCCTGATGAAGCTGTTCAGTGAAAGAAATAACCACCCCTATGTCAATCAGCTTCCAAAAGTCGATATAGAAGATCTGAACCGTTACAACAAAACTAAAGTTGAAATTGAAGATCCCTGGGCCTATCATCCCGAAACCAGTAAAAGGATCGCAGCGATTCTCAGGAATGCCACCAAGAATGTGGAAGCAAATAATGAGCTGGCAGAAAAGCTGATCAGAGGATTCGACCAGATCTGTTCGGCCATGACGGCAAAAGTATGTGAGATCAACAATCTTACTGCTGATCCGTCTTATGATGAAGCCCAATTCCTGAATCTGTACAATGAAAAATTCCCCTATCAAAGCTTTGGTTTCAACGGATATTATGAAAACTACAATCCCGTGATTGAAGATCCCGATGCTGCCGTTGCAGAATGGCAGGATGTGCAGATCGATGAACTGTTTCAGGATAATAACGTTGCGCTGGTTTATGAGAAAAATGGTCTTGAAAACGATATCCGGGTTCTGCGCTACCTCAAGGATAATCCTAAAGTGATCAAAACATTTCGGTATGACGGAAAGCTATATAAATGTAGCCAGGCAGGAAAAATGATTCCGCAACTCGAAAAAGAACTCGAAAGAATCACCCGCGTGCTCTCTGAAAATGATCAGAGGATACTGAATTATTTTTACCATCAGGCCGAAACCGGTGACAGAGAGACCCTAATCGGGAAATATCGCTTATTCTCCGTTCTCGATAAGGAATTTGATGTTGTGCAGAATGCGGTCAATGAATTTTCAGGTTATATGCAGTTCATGACTGTTACCACCTCTGTGGAAGACATTCCCAGACACCGGGCATTGCTTTTGAGGCATGAGAAACCTTTTAAGCAACAGATAGCGCATTTCCTGAATCATTCTGCCTATAAAGAATTTTTCACTGAGGAGCAGAAAGATGTATACCGTACCTACGTAGAGTCAGATTATATTTATTTTAACAACAACCGTTATCTTCAAACTGAAGTTGATACCCTGTTTACTGTAGTCAATACCTGTCAGGAAATCCTTAATAAAACATATCTGGATTATAAGCGTGAACTGCTGGATTTCCAGTCAGGACTTTATAAAGTCTCTTAA
- a CDS encoding MarR family winged helix-turn-helix transcriptional regulator, with amino-acid sequence MDHKDKIENVDLILKQTWLAVSKMYTEMAQEHDSTAVQALTLLKIDPKEGTRSTNLGPKMAIEPTSLTRIIKLLEDNGYIYKEKTTTDKREVIIKLTDKGLNSRNLSKEVVVNFNKKVMEKISPEKLETFKEVMQEIMKIAGDLNRK; translated from the coding sequence ATGGATCATAAAGACAAAATAGAAAATGTAGACCTGATATTGAAGCAGACCTGGCTGGCAGTGTCCAAAATGTATACTGAAATGGCGCAGGAACATGATTCTACTGCCGTACAGGCACTTACTCTTTTAAAAATTGACCCTAAAGAAGGAACCAGAAGCACGAATTTAGGCCCTAAAATGGCTATTGAGCCCACATCCCTTACCAGAATCATCAAACTGCTGGAAGACAACGGCTATATCTACAAGGAAAAGACGACTACAGACAAACGGGAAGTAATCATTAAGCTTACTGATAAAGGACTGAATTCAAGAAATCTTTCTAAGGAGGTCGTGGTGAACTTTAATAAAAAGGTCATGGAAAAGATATCGCCTGAAAAACTGGAGACTTTTAAGGAAGTCATGCAGGAGATCATGAAAATTGCAGGAGATCTTAACAGGAAATAA
- a CDS encoding phosphohydrolase yields the protein MTKEELLNKAIKIADKAHKGQTDKYHTPYIAHVMRVMEYGKTMDEKIVGVLHDVVEDHPEEFSIEYLRSEGFPEYILFAINCLTKLDPEEDYEDFVRRTERSPLAVAVKLNDLRDNMDLRRVNRELTPKDIKRFNKYLKAYRYLIEKY from the coding sequence ATGACAAAAGAAGAGCTGCTGAATAAAGCCATCAAAATTGCTGACAAAGCGCATAAAGGTCAGACCGACAAATACCACACTCCGTACATTGCCCATGTGATGCGTGTGATGGAGTACGGCAAGACCATGGACGAAAAGATTGTAGGTGTACTGCACGACGTGGTAGAAGACCATCCTGAAGAATTCAGTATAGAATACCTGCGAAGTGAAGGCTTTCCGGAATATATCCTTTTTGCCATCAACTGTCTCACCAAACTAGATCCGGAAGAAGATTACGAAGATTTCGTACGCAGAACCGAAAGATCACCGCTTGCCGTTGCAGTAAAACTGAATGACCTGCGTGACAATATGGATCTGAGAAGGGTCAACCGTGAACTGACTCCGAAAGACATTAAAAGATTCAATAAATATTTGAAGGCGTACAGGTATCTGATTGAAAAATACTAA
- a CDS encoding four helix bundle protein, which yields MKNFKNNLIQIKTFDFALNIIQFYIQCKSMNEFILSKQILRCGTSIGANVEEAIAAQSKKDFISKLSIANKEARETKYWLRLYESSNLIEIETDSYLQEIESIINILTKIIKTSSENL from the coding sequence ATGAAGAACTTTAAGAATAATTTAATTCAGATAAAAACATTTGATTTCGCGTTAAATATCATTCAATTTTACATTCAATGTAAGTCTATGAATGAATTTATTTTATCAAAACAAATTCTTCGTTGTGGAACTTCAATTGGCGCAAATGTAGAAGAAGCTATTGCTGCTCAATCCAAGAAAGATTTTATTTCAAAACTTTCTATAGCCAATAAGGAAGCCAGAGAAACAAAATATTGGTTAAGGCTTTATGAATCGTCGAATTTGATCGAAATTGAAACAGATTCGTATTTACAAGAAATAGAAAGCATCATCAATATTCTGACTAAAATTATTAAAACTTCATCAGAAAATTTATAA
- a CDS encoding thiolase family protein, protein MKTAYIIKGYRTAVGKAPKGSLRFTRPDVMAATVIEKLMADVPQLDKNRIDDLIVGNAMPEAEQGLNVARLISLMGLNTDKVPGVTVNRYCASGSEAIAIASAKIQAGMADCIIAGGTESMSFIPMGGYKPVPETDIAKSNPDYYWGMGYTAEEVAKQYKITREEQDQFAVESHMKALKANAEGRFADQIVPIPVEYNFLDENQKMQTKKFDFSIDEGPRADTSLEGLARLKPVFANGGSVTAGNSSQMSDGAAFVIVMSEEMVKELGLEPQARLVSYAAAGLEPRIMGMGPLYAIPKALKQAGLDLKDIDLIEMNEAFASQSVAIKKELDLNPDILNVNGGAIALGHPLGCTGTKLTVQLLDEMKKRGSKYGMVTMCVGTGQGAASVFELL, encoded by the coding sequence ATGAAAACAGCATACATCATAAAAGGATACAGAACAGCGGTAGGTAAAGCACCTAAAGGATCGCTTCGGTTTACCCGTCCGGACGTTATGGCGGCAACGGTCATCGAGAAGCTGATGGCCGATGTACCGCAACTGGATAAGAACAGGATTGACGATCTGATCGTCGGCAATGCTATGCCGGAAGCCGAACAGGGACTGAATGTAGCCCGTCTGATTTCCCTGATGGGATTAAACACCGATAAAGTTCCCGGTGTAACCGTAAACCGGTACTGTGCTTCAGGAAGCGAAGCCATTGCCATTGCTTCTGCTAAGATACAGGCCGGAATGGCCGACTGCATTATTGCCGGAGGTACAGAATCTATGTCGTTTATTCCGATGGGCGGTTATAAGCCGGTTCCGGAAACGGATATCGCCAAGAGCAATCCGGATTACTACTGGGGAATGGGATATACGGCAGAAGAAGTAGCCAAGCAGTATAAAATTACCCGTGAAGAACAGGACCAGTTTGCTGTTGAATCGCATATGAAAGCCTTAAAAGCCAACGCTGAAGGCCGGTTTGCCGATCAGATTGTTCCGATCCCGGTAGAATATAATTTCCTCGATGAAAATCAGAAAATGCAGACTAAAAAGTTTGATTTTTCCATTGATGAAGGCCCTAGAGCAGACACCTCCCTGGAAGGCCTTGCCAGGCTGAAACCCGTTTTTGCCAACGGAGGAAGTGTAACTGCCGGAAACTCCTCCCAGATGAGTGACGGAGCTGCTTTTGTCATAGTAATGAGCGAAGAGATGGTAAAAGAACTCGGACTGGAACCACAGGCCCGACTGGTTTCCTACGCCGCAGCCGGACTGGAACCAAGGATCATGGGTATGGGTCCTCTATATGCCATCCCAAAAGCATTGAAGCAGGCCGGACTTGATTTGAAAGATATCGACCTGATTGAAATGAACGAAGCTTTCGCGTCCCAATCTGTAGCCATCAAAAAAGAACTGGACCTCAATCCTGACATTTTAAACGTCAACGGAGGCGCGATTGCCCTCGGCCACCCACTGGGCTGCACCGGTACCAAACTCACCGTTCAGCTGCTCGACGAAATGAAAAAACGCGGCAGCAAATACGGTATGGTCACTATGTGCGTAGGAACAGGACAAGGCGCAGCGAGTGTTTTTGAACTTCTATAA
- a CDS encoding ABC transporter ATP-binding protein — MDQKIADTNHTMQLKISQADIGYKNTLISEANAQLQSGEVCLLIGNNGVGKTTLIRSILHQIPLLRGTLTIGDKNIQQLSVKEIAEHIAVVFSKSVIPQNYTVNDLVSLGKYIHYPFYFELTEKDKKEVRETIEDLGLQQYHNTLLKNLSDGNLQKALIGRALIQNSPVIILDEPTTHLDEQNKIIILKTLRKLAREHRKLILFSSHDWRLAKEFADKIWYIKDRMLHAGIVEDVLIQHHELTDPSLFHVNEYFKPPRIIAPPLQKEMLYSLLQKNSTADLSLLSFEFTDYRWKISINESNYQYESFEEILSFIKKLH; from the coding sequence ATGGATCAAAAAATAGCCGACACCAATCATACGATGCAGTTAAAAATCAGCCAGGCAGATATAGGCTACAAAAATACCCTCATCTCTGAAGCAAACGCTCAGCTTCAGTCAGGAGAAGTATGCCTTCTGATTGGCAACAATGGCGTGGGCAAAACGACACTGATCAGATCCATACTGCATCAGATCCCCCTTCTGCGCGGCACACTGACTATCGGTGATAAAAATATACAGCAACTTTCTGTTAAAGAAATTGCCGAACATATCGCTGTTGTCTTTTCTAAATCTGTGATCCCGCAGAATTATACCGTCAACGACCTTGTTTCACTGGGCAAGTACATCCATTACCCTTTTTACTTCGAGCTGACCGAAAAAGACAAAAAAGAAGTCAGGGAAACCATTGAGGATCTGGGATTGCAGCAGTACCATAACACCCTGTTAAAAAACCTGTCGGATGGTAATCTTCAGAAAGCATTGATCGGCCGGGCCTTGATCCAGAACTCGCCTGTGATTATCCTGGACGAGCCGACCACTCATCTTGATGAACAGAATAAAATCATCATCCTGAAAACCCTCAGAAAATTAGCACGGGAACACCGGAAACTAATCCTGTTCTCTTCTCATGACTGGAGGCTGGCTAAAGAATTCGCAGATAAAATATGGTATATCAAAGACCGTATGCTACATGCAGGAATAGTGGAAGATGTGCTCATTCAGCACCACGAACTTACCGATCCTTCATTATTCCATGTGAACGAATATTTTAAACCTCCCCGAATCATTGCTCCGCCTCTTCAAAAAGAAATGCTTTATTCCCTGCTCCAGAAAAACAGCACTGCGGACCTTTCTCTGTTATCCTTTGAATTCACTGATTACCGATGGAAGATTTCCATTAATGAAAGCAATTATCAATATGAATCTTTCGAAGAAATCCTCTCTTTCATTAAAAAATTGCATTAA